Proteins encoded together in one Vidua macroura isolate BioBank_ID:100142 chromosome W unlocalized genomic scaffold, ASM2450914v1 whyW_random_scaffold_30, whole genome shotgun sequence window:
- the LOC128822710 gene encoding mitochondrial nicotinamide adenine dinucleotide transporter SLC25A51-like → MLVGRPRNAYIPVPEENDEPPKRRTAPKSPTPPFRVLYHSDEEVYHLFEEPGRLHKREIITGVTIAMLLSLKAASTATGVSALATRHQGLAQLQMTIDEDLQKIEKSISFLEKSVSSLSEGPKWIPGKFIKPYLDITPMDDTPPNHAPETSQPTQPDTSVMWRRRKRKKTAPPNLVAHVLITQRYLPTEKKSKIYIEGEKKMDSQDCVPTNSKQDMSHHIKGNSGKHYLCGYCAAFTNIVVTFPIQKVLFRQQLYGLKTKDVVYQLQKDGIRNLCRGILPPLMQKTTTLALMFGLYEDLSSLLHSHTNAPELLTCIMAAALAGTTEALLTPFERVQTLLQDYKHHNKFTNTYQAFKVLKIYGISEYYWGLVPILLRNGSSNILFFGLQGPIKQYLPEATSYSTHLVNDFICGRLLGAMLGSLFFPMNVVKTRMQSQIGGEFQSFSKLFVTIWLERDKKLMHLFRGVHLNYHRSVLSWGIINATYEFLLKVL, encoded by the exons ATGCTCGTGGGTCGTCCCCGTAACGCGTACATCCCGGTTCCAGAGGAAAACGACGAACCACCAAAACGCCGGACAGCACCCAAGAGTCCTACACCgccattcag ggtcctgtaccactcagacgaAGAAGTATACCACCTCTTTGAGGAGCCCGGCCGActtcacaaaagagaaataataacggGAGTGACTATCGCAATGCTGCTCAGCCTAAAAGCAGCTagcacagccacaggtgtcTCGGCCCTTGCAAcccgacaccaagggcttgctcagctgcaaatgaccatcgaTGAAGACCTGCAGAAAATCGaaaaatccatctcctttctagagaaatcagtttcctcgCTTTCAGAA GGTCCCAAGTGGATTCCCGGAAAATTCATCAAACCCTACCTGGACATCACGCCCATGGACGACACACCCCCAAACCATGCTCCTGAAACATCTCAGCCAACTCAGCCAGACACCTCAGTCATGTGGAGACGAcgcaagagaaagaaaacagcgCCACCTAATCTCGTCGCCCACGTGCTGATCACCCAGCGATACTTACCAACT GAAAAGAAATCTAAGATATAtattgagggggaaaaaaagatggatTCACAAGATTGTGTCCCAACAAATTCAAAGCAAGATATGAGCCATCACATAAAGGGTAACTCTGGTAAGCATTATCTTTGTGGCTATTGTGCAGCCTTCACCAATATAGTAGTCACCTTTCCCATCCAGAAGGTCCTCTTTCGACAACAGTTGTATGGCTTGAAAACAAAGGATGTAGTATATCAGCTGCAGAAAGATGGAATTCGAAATCTCTGTCGTGGAATCCTTCCTCCATTAATGCAAAAAACAACTACCCTGGCTCTAATGTTTGGCTTGTATGAAGATTTGTCCTCCTTGCTCCATAGTCACACAAATGCACCTGAACTTCTAACTTGCATCATGGCAGCAGCACTTGCAGGGACTACAGAAGCCCTTCTTACACCTTTTGAACGAGTCCAGACTTTGCTTCAAGACTACAAACATCATAACAAATTTACAAACACTTACCAGGCTTTCAAGGTACTAAAAATCTATGGGATTAGCGAATATTATTGGGGTTTGGTGCCTATTCTGCTCCGGAATGGAAGCAGTAATATCCTCTTCTTTGGCCTACAAGGACCTATCAAACAATATCTGCCTGAAGCAACTTCTTATAGCACTCACTTGGTCAATGACTTTATCTGTGGCAGGCTATTGGGTGCCATGCTGGGATCCTTATTTTTCCCAATGAATGTTGTAAAAACTCGTATGCAATCTCAAATTGGTGGCGAATTTCAGtctttttcaaaactttttgtGACAATATGGCTAGAACGTGATAAAAAATTGATGCATCTTTTCAGAGGAGTCCATCTGAATTACCATCGTTCTGTCCTGTCCTGGGGTATAATCAATGCAACATATGAATTCTTGCTAAAGGTATTATGA